CCCTCGGCGGCCTCTCCCGATACGCGGACGGCCACTTCACGAACTACCGTCGGGCCGACGGACTACCCGACGACGGCGTCTACGCCCTGTGCGAGGACCGCGCGGGAACCCTCTGGATCGGAACCGAGGGAGGGCTCTGCCGCTACTCGCGGGGAGTGTTCTCGTCGCTGACGGCGAAGGAGGGGCTCTCCGGTGACCGGATCCGAAGCATCCGCGAGGACCGGGAGGGGAGCCTTTGGGTGGGGACGTTCGGCGGCGGTCTCACGAGGCTGCAGGACGGCAAGTTCCTGAATTACACGACCCGCGAGGGGCTCGTGCACGACGGGGTCGGCCCGGTGATCCAGGACCGGACCGGGGGGATCTGGCTCGGGACCCGGGGCGGCGGCTTGAGCCGCTACAAGGACGGCGCGTTCGTCTCCTACACCACCAAGAACGGCCTGGCCAGCGATCTCGTCGAGTCGCTCTGCGAGGACCACACCGGTGCGATCTGGATCGGGACGTTCGGGGGTGGGCTTTCCCGCTTCAAGGACGGAACGTTCACGACGCTGACGCCGAGCGGGCCCGGGCGGAACGTCGTGACAACGATGCACGAGGACCGTCAGGGCAATCTCTGGATCGGCTACAACGGCGGCGGGCTGGATCGGTACAAGGACGGCAAGTTCACGTCCTACACGACCGCGGACGGGCTCGCGCACAACATGGTGCGGGACTTGTTCGAGGATCGCGATGGGGCCCTCTGGATCGGAACCGTCGGCGGCGGGATCAGCAGGCTGGAAGGCGGCCGTTTCACGAGCTACTCCACGTCGAACGGCTTCCCGTACGACGTCATCGGTTGCATCACGCAGGACTCGCAGGGGACGATGTGGTTCGGCACGCTGGGAGGCGGCCTGGTTCGATTCCGGGATGGGAAATTCCGGCAGATCACCACGCGCGACGGGCTCTTCGATGACACGGTCTATTCGATCCTGGAGGACACAGAGGGCAACTTCTGGATGAGCTGCAACGTCGGTGTCTCACGCGTGAGCCTCGCGCAGCTCGACGACTTCGCGGACGGCAAGATCCCGAAGGTCACGGCCCTCTCCTTCGGCGAAGCCGACGGAATGCGGAGCCGCGAGTGCAACGGCAACTCGCCCGGCGCGTTGAGAGCGAACGACGGCAGACTCTGGTTCTCCACGCTGGGTGGCGCGGCCGTCATCGATCCGAATCACATCCCGTTCAATCGTCGCCCGCCGCCGGTCCTTGTCGAGCGTGTGATCGCCGACGGCAAGCCGCTTAAGTCGAAAGGAACGATGCACGTCCCGCCGGGGAAGGGCGCGCTGGAGTTCCAGTACGCCGCCCTGAGCTACCTGGCGCCGGAACGCGTGCGCTTCCGTTATCGCCTGGAGGGGTTCGATCGGGACTGGGTCGAGGCCGGCACGAGGAGGGTGGCCTACTACACCAACATCCCGCCGGGCCGCTATACGTTCCGGGTCCTGGCCTGCAACAACGACGGCGTCTGGAGCGCGGACGGCGCCTCGGCCGCGCTGGAGCTCGCCCCGCACTTCTATCAAACGTACGGATTTCTCGGGCTGTGCGTCGCCGCCATCGCGATGTCCGGTGTGTGGTGGCATCGGTCGCGCGTCCGCCGGCTCACCCAGAAGGCGGAGAAGCTGCGCGCGCTCGTGGACGAGCGCACCCGCGCCAAGGAGGCTCTCGCGGAGAGCAACCGGAAGCTCGAGCTGGCTCTTTCAGAGCTTCACCGCGCCCAAGAGACCCTCGTGCAGCAGGAGCGGCTGCGCGCTTTGGGCCAGATGGCCAGCGGCGTGACCCACGACTTCAACAACGCGCTCACCCCCATCGTGGGCTACACCGATTTCCTCCTCGTGCGCACCCAGATTCTCGACGACCGCGAGAAGACCCTGGAGTACCTCAAGAACATCAATATGGCCGCCAAGGACGCGGCCAATGTCGTGAAGCGCCTTCGGGAGTTCTACCGCCCGCACGATGAGAAGGAGGTATTTCCGGTGGTCGCGCTGGATGCGATCGTGCGGCAGTCGATCGCCATGACCCAGCCCAAGTGGAAGGATCAGGCGCTCGTCGAGGGCGTCACGATCGAGGTGAAGTCCGAGCTGGCCATCACGCCGCTCCTCTCCGGGAACGAAGCGGACCTTCGCGAGATGCTCACGAACCTGATTTTCAACGCCGTGGACGCGATGCCGGAAGGCGGGTCGATCACGCTGCGCACGCGCGTCGAGGGAACGTTCGTCGTTCTCGAGGTCTCGGACACCGGCACCGGAATGACCGACGAAGTGCGCCAGCGCTGTCTCGAGCCGTTCTTCACGACGAAAGGCGCCGAAGGGACGGGGTTAGGTCTCCCGATGGTCTATGGGATCGTTTGCCGTCACGGCGGAACGATCACGATCGACAGCGCCCCCGGGAAGGGGGCGACGTTCCAGATCAAGCTCCCGGCCAAAGCCATTCCGGCGCGAGAGAAGGGCGCCGAGGCCCCGCCACCCGCTCCGGAGCTCCGGTCCTTACGCGTGCTTGTCGTCGACGACGAGCCGAGGGTTCTGAGCTTGGTCCAGGATTACCTCGTTGCCGATCATCACAGCGTGGAGACCGCGACCGATGGTCGGGATGGGCTCGACAAGCTCCGGACCGGCAAGTTCGACTTGATCGTCACCGATCGCACCATGCCCAAGATGACCGGGGACCAGCTGGCGGTCGCCGCGAAGCGGCTGCGGCCCGAGACGCCGATCGTCCTCCTCACCGGGTTCGGTGAATTGATGAGCGATCACGACGAGCGGCCTGAGGGCGTGGATCTGATCGTGAGCAAGCCCATCACGCTCGCCGCGCTCCGGGCCGCCATGACAAGGGTCATCGCCGCCTGAGGTCACCCGGGCGTCGCGGCCGACCCTAGCGCTGGGTTGAGACGGTGCGCCTCGCGAAAATCCGCCGCCGCGCCATCGGAATCGCCGATCCGCGACTTGCAGACCCCTCGATTGTAGTAGGCGTACGGATCCCGCACGCCCGACTCGATCGCCCGATCAAACTCGGCGATCGCATCTCTGTATCGAGCCAGCTGCAGATAGGCGTTCCCGCGAGGGAAGTGGAGGGTCGTTGCCTGGAGGGGCATCAGGACTCTCGCACGCTCCAGGTCCGTGAGCGCCTCGTTGGGACGAGCCAGGCGTAGGTACGCGATCGCGCGGTTGTAATACGTGCGGCCCATGTTCGGCTCCAGGCTCAACCCGCGGTCGAACATGATCAGGGCCGAGTCCACCTGCCCCAGGCTTCCATAGGCGTTTCCGAGCCCGTCGAACAGGATTCCTCTGCGCGAGCCCAGCCTCAACGCGGTTTGCAGATCCGCCATCGCTTCCGAGACCCGGCCCGACTTGCCCCTGAAGTTGCCGCGGGAGATGTACGCCAGGTCGCTGCGCGGGTAACGATGGATCACGGTGCTCCAGAAGGTCTCGCTATCCCGCCAGGACTCGATTTGCCGCGTGGTCTGGACCAGCAGGAACGCCGCGAAGAGGCCGCACGCCGCCCACGCGGCGGGACGGAGCGCCGGCGATTTCCGGAGAACAAGGGCCATTCCATCGGCGAGCGCGAAGAGAAGCCCGAAGTACGAGAGATAGGAATAGCGGTCCGCCATGATCGCCTCGCCCACGGGAACCCATTGGAGAACGGGCGCGATGGTGACGAGGTACCACCCGATGCCAAAGGTCAATATTCGGGTCCGCCGGAGGTCCCAAATCGCGAGCGCGACGGTGCCGAGGAGAAAGAGCGGCGAGAGGAGGTACAGGACGCCGTTCGCCTCGGAGGACGACGGATACGGATAGAAGCCGGACAGGTTGAGAGGCACGAAGAGCTTCCACACGTACATGAGATAGCCATAGCTGGGGAGCGTGAGGCGCTGGAGCGGCGAAACGGGCAGGGTGTCGGCGAGGCCCTTGAGCCCCTTGTCGACGCGGGTGAAGGCGCCGTGGAAATCCCCTCCGGCTTGAACGTTCATCGCGATCAGGCCGAAGAGGAGCGCGACGGCGAAGAACGGGGCCTTCTCGAGGAGGCTCTTCGGTTCGAGGGCGGGCCGGCGCTTCCAGAAATCGAGCAGCGCCATCACGACCGGGAACACGACGGCCATCCCCTTCGAGAGGCAAGAAAGAACGAACAGGGCGAAGGTGGCGAGGAGCCATGGCCACGCTTGCCGTTCGAGATACCGCCAGTACGTGATGCACGCCGAGAGGAAGAAGAGGCAATACAGCACGTCCTTCCGCTCCGAAATCCACGCGACCGATTCCACGTGCATGGGGTGGATTCCGAAGAGGAGCGCGACGACCGAGGCAACGAGGATCCGCCGTCCCGAGAGCAGGAGCGCGAGCCAGAAGACGAGCATGGTGTTCAGCGTGTGAAGGATCACGTTGGTGACGATGAACGGCTTGGGCGAGAGCGGTTGGGATGCGTTCGTGGCGAGCGAGATCATGGTGAGCGGGTGATAGTTGTTGGAAATCACGGCCGTGAGAAGGCCGTGGGTATCGTGGCTTTGAACGAGGGTGTTCTCCTCCACGTAGTCGGGGTCGTCCCAGCTCACGAAGGCGTGATCGAACGCGCCCGTGTACGCCGCGAACGTGACCGCGGCGATTGCCGCCACGGAGAGCAAGGTCGCACCGATGCGGCGGGGCGGCTGCGATGTCGCGGCCGTCCGCGCCGATTCGGAAGCACGATTCGGCACCCGCCGCCCGCGCCGTGGCTTCGACGGATTCCGGGTCACAGATCGGCGAGGTCCAGCCCGGCGAGGGGGCGGGCGATGCCAGGTACCCTGCAGGTGACGATGGTGCCGCCGCGGTCGGGTTGGACCTCGAGCGTGCCGCCGAGCTGCTCGGCCCGATGCTTCATGATGCTCACGCCGAGCCCCTCCCTGTTTGCGGCCGTCGAGCCCAGCCCGACCCCGTCGTCGCGAACCGTGAGCGTCAGCTGCTGGCCTTGCAGCACCAGATAGATCTCGATGGCGCGCGCCTTGCCGTGCCGGACGGCGTTGCTGATGGACTCCTGAATGATCCGGTAGAGGTTCGTCGCCGCGACGGGACGGTCGACCACAAAGGGCTTCTCATAGTCGAGCGTACACGCCACATCGAAGACCCGCTCGGTCATCGCCGCGAGCTCCTGGATCGACGCGAGGAATCCTCCCTCGCCCAGCGTTACGGGCGTGAGCCCGAGGGCCAGGCGGTGCGTCTTCGCGATCGCCTCCTGCACAAGGGAGCGGATTTCCTTCGCCGCCGTCATCTCCGGCAGCGATTGGGTGGAGAGTTTCTTCTCGACCGCGCTGGATAGAAAGAGGATGCCGGCGAGAAGCTGCCCCAGGTCATCATGCAAATCCCGTCCCAGACGCAGGCGCTCTCGCTCGCCCGCGTCGATGAGTTCCTTC
This portion of the Candidatus Eisenbacteria bacterium genome encodes:
- a CDS encoding response regulator, whose translation is MRTIRAWGFALFLLLLPRAGFALDPARAITQYSVQTWFAKDGLPQNSVHAIYEDPDGYMWFGTEEGLTRFDGAHFTTFNQVTPALDGGFWIGSLNGGLAHYKDGTFTQRGHELGLENNAVRPAFEDGRGGLWVGTVGGGLVLLRQGRATAYTQRDGIPSDIVRGIVKDEDGSLWLGTAEGLCRFRDGKGVAYTTRDGLPDNTVMSLYRDRGGVLWVGTLGGLSRYADGHFTNYRRADGLPDDGVYALCEDRAGTLWIGTEGGLCRYSRGVFSSLTAKEGLSGDRIRSIREDREGSLWVGTFGGGLTRLQDGKFLNYTTREGLVHDGVGPVIQDRTGGIWLGTRGGGLSRYKDGAFVSYTTKNGLASDLVESLCEDHTGAIWIGTFGGGLSRFKDGTFTTLTPSGPGRNVVTTMHEDRQGNLWIGYNGGGLDRYKDGKFTSYTTADGLAHNMVRDLFEDRDGALWIGTVGGGISRLEGGRFTSYSTSNGFPYDVIGCITQDSQGTMWFGTLGGGLVRFRDGKFRQITTRDGLFDDTVYSILEDTEGNFWMSCNVGVSRVSLAQLDDFADGKIPKVTALSFGEADGMRSRECNGNSPGALRANDGRLWFSTLGGAAVIDPNHIPFNRRPPPVLVERVIADGKPLKSKGTMHVPPGKGALEFQYAALSYLAPERVRFRYRLEGFDRDWVEAGTRRVAYYTNIPPGRYTFRVLACNNDGVWSADGASAALELAPHFYQTYGFLGLCVAAIAMSGVWWHRSRVRRLTQKAEKLRALVDERTRAKEALAESNRKLELALSELHRAQETLVQQERLRALGQMASGVTHDFNNALTPIVGYTDFLLVRTQILDDREKTLEYLKNINMAAKDAANVVKRLREFYRPHDEKEVFPVVALDAIVRQSIAMTQPKWKDQALVEGVTIEVKSELAITPLLSGNEADLREMLTNLIFNAVDAMPEGGSITLRTRVEGTFVVLEVSDTGTGMTDEVRQRCLEPFFTTKGAEGTGLGLPMVYGIVCRHGGTITIDSAPGKGATFQIKLPAKAIPAREKGAEAPPPAPELRSLRVLVVDDEPRVLSLVQDYLVADHHSVETATDGRDGLDKLRTGKFDLIVTDRTMPKMTGDQLAVAAKRLRPETPIVLLTGFGELMSDHDERPEGVDLIVSKPITLAALRAAMTRVIAA
- a CDS encoding tetratricopeptide repeat protein; the protein is MPNRASESARTAATSQPPRRIGATLLSVAAIAAVTFAAYTGAFDHAFVSWDDPDYVEENTLVQSHDTHGLLTAVISNNYHPLTMISLATNASQPLSPKPFIVTNVILHTLNTMLVFWLALLLSGRRILVASVVALLFGIHPMHVESVAWISERKDVLYCLFFLSACITYWRYLERQAWPWLLATFALFVLSCLSKGMAVVFPVVMALLDFWKRRPALEPKSLLEKAPFFAVALLFGLIAMNVQAGGDFHGAFTRVDKGLKGLADTLPVSPLQRLTLPSYGYLMYVWKLFVPLNLSGFYPYPSSSEANGVLYLLSPLFLLGTVALAIWDLRRTRILTFGIGWYLVTIAPVLQWVPVGEAIMADRYSYLSYFGLLFALADGMALVLRKSPALRPAAWAACGLFAAFLLVQTTRQIESWRDSETFWSTVIHRYPRSDLAYISRGNFRGKSGRVSEAMADLQTALRLGSRRGILFDGLGNAYGSLGQVDSALIMFDRGLSLEPNMGRTYYNRAIAYLRLARPNEALTDLERARVLMPLQATTLHFPRGNAYLQLARYRDAIAEFDRAIESGVRDPYAYYNRGVCKSRIGDSDGAAADFREAHRLNPALGSAATPG
- a CDS encoding sensor histidine kinase, which codes for MSLTLSAVVAARERTTEDLRRARDELEERVRDRTVDLSRANQSLRGEMGERSRLEKELIDAGERERLRLGRDLHDDLGQLLAGILFLSSAVEKKLSTQSLPEMTAAKEIRSLVQEAIAKTHRLALGLTPVTLGEGGFLASIQELAAMTERVFDVACTLDYEKPFVVDRPVAATNLYRIIQESISNAVRHGKARAIEIYLVLQGQQLTLTVRDDGVGLGSTAANREGLGVSIMKHRAEQLGGTLEVQPDRGGTIVTCRVPGIARPLAGLDLADL